CCGGGTCACCCGCGACGACCTCCGCGCCGCCCGCGCGGCCGGACGCGCCAGCGGGCCGATCCGCGAGCTCATCCGGTACGAGGTGACCCGTGCCCAGGCACACTACGCCGCCGCCGCACCCGGCATCACCATGCTCACCCCCGCCTCCCAGGCCTGCATCCGCACCGCGTACTCGCTCTACGGCGGAATCCTCGACGAGGTGGCCGCCCAGGGCTTCGACGTCTTCGCCCGCCGGGCTTTGGTGCCGCAGCGCCACCGGCTCGCGGTGGCCGCCCGCGCCCTGCTCACACCGACCGGTACCCCGGTCACGGTTCCCGGCCCGCCGATCCGGTGAGTCCGCGTGCCACCGCCGCGCCCCGCGCCCGCGACCCTGCGCGGTGCGCGACCACCCGGCGTTGGCGACCACCCTGTGCCGCCGTGGACCGGGCGGTGTCGCTGCACGCGGACGCGGTGCCCGCCGGCACCTGGACACGCGTCACGCGTGGGCGGTGCGGCTGCACGTGGATGCGGGACTACCGGATGCGTGGGGCGGGCATCTTTCCTTAGGCTGGCGGCATGGCGGAACCCCGAATCGTGGACGTGGTTGTTGTCGGGCTCGGTGTCGGCGGGGAGGAGGTGGCCGGCCGGCTCGCCGAGGCCGGGCTGAGCGTCGTCGGCGTCGAGCGGAGCCTGGTCGGCGGCGAGTGCCCGTACTGGGGATGTGTCCCGAGCAAGATGATGATCCGGGCGGCGAACGCGATCGCCGAGGCCCGGCGGGTCGACGGCCTCGCCGGGACGGCCCAGGTCCACCCCGACTGGGCCCCGGTGGCGAAGCGGATCCGCGCGGAGGCCACCGACGCCTGGGACGACCGGGTGGCGGTGGAGCGGTTCGTCGGCAAGGGGGGCCAATTCGTCCGGGGCAGCGGGCGGCTCGACGGGCCGGGCCGGGTCCGCGTCGACGACCAGGTCTTCCAGGCCCGGCACGGAATCGTCCTCGGCACCGGCACCCGACCGTCCGTCCCGCCGGTCGAAGGGCTGGCGGACACCCCGTACTGGACGAACCACCAGGCGACCGAGGTCGAGGAACTGCCGGAGTCGCTCTTGGTGCTGGGCGGCGGCGCGATCGGGCTGGAGCTGGCGCAGGTCTTCGCCCGGTTCGGTGTCCGGGTCACCCTGGTCGAGGCGCTGGACCGGGTGCTCGCGGTCGAGGAGCCGGAGGCGTCCGAGGTGGCCGCCGCAGCGCTACGCGCCGACGGCGTGCAGATCCACACCGGAGTGACCGCCGAGCGCGTCGACCACGACGGGCGGCGGTTCACCCTGCGTGCCGGTGGGACGGCGTACACCGGTGACCGACTGCTGGTGGTGACCGGCCGCCGGGCGCACCTCGACGAGCTGGGCCTGGAGACCGTCGGCGACGAGCTGGGCCTGGAAACCGTCGGCGTCCGCGCCGACCACCGCTACCTCCCGGTCGACGACCGGCTGCGGGTCACCGACGGAGTCTGGGCGGTCGGCGACGTCACCGGCGAGGGGGCCTTCACCCACGTCGCCATGTACCAGGCCGGCATCGTCGTCGCGGATCTACTCGACCGCGTCCGGCACGCCGACAGCAGGCCGGACGCCAGCGGCACCGCCAGCGTGACGGGCGGGGCGATGGGCGCGGCGAGCACGCCCGCCGTGACCGGGTCGAGCGGCTCGGCCGGGACCGTCCCACGGGCCGACTACCGGGCGCTGCCCCGGGTCACCTTCACCGACCCGGAGGTCGGTGCGGTCGGGCTCACGGAGCGACAGGCCCGCGAGCGGGGGCTCAACGTGCAGGTCGGGGTGGCGCAGCTCGGCTCGTCGGCACGCGGTTGGATCCACCGGGCGGACGGCCTCATCAAGCTGGTGGTGGACGCGGACCAAGGGGTACTGGTCGGCGGTACCTCGGTCGGGCCGGCTGGCGGTGAGGTGCTCTCGGCGCTGGTGGTCGCCGTGCACGCGGCCGTGCCATTGGCCCAGCTCCGCGACATGATCTACGCGTACCCGACCTTCCACCGAGCCATCTCGGAGGCCCTGCGCGACCTGAGTTAGGCGGGTGCGCCGTGCCGGCCGGCACCAGCGGCGAACCGCGCCGCCCCGGCCCGCGCGTCTGCGGCCAGCGACTCCGTCCCGTACGCCAGCTCAGCGGCCAGCGCCTCGGCCTCCGGGAGTGCCGCCGCGGCGAGCACCGACGCCCGGTCGTTGCGCAGACAGGTCTGCGGGTACCGGGCGATCTCGGCCGCCAGGCGCTCGGCCGCCAGCCGCGCCGTACCGGGTGCGACGACCCGGTTCACCAACCCCATGGCGTACGCCTCGTCGGCCGGCACCGGGCGGCCGGTCAGGATGAGGTCCATCGCCCGGCTCTCGCCGATCAGCCGGGGCAGCCGGACGGTGCCACCGTCGATCAGCGGTACACCCCAGCGCCGGCAGAAGACCCCGAGCACCGCGTCGCCCTCGGCGACGCGCAGGTCGCACCAGAGCGCCAGTTCGAGGCCGCCGGCGACCGCGTAGCCGGAGACGGCCGCGATCACCGGCTTGGACAGCACCATCCGCGTCGGGCCCATCGGTCCGTCCCCGTCCGGCTCGACACGGTTGCCGCGCGGGGTGCCGATCGCCTTCAGGTCCGCTCCGGCGCAGAATGTGCCGCCGGCCCCCCACAGCACCGCCACCGCCGCGTCCGGATCGGCGTCGAAGGCACGGAACGCGTCAGCCAGGGCCCGCGCGGTCGGACCGTCCACGGCGTTGCGTGCCGCCGGCCGGTCCAGAATCACCGTGGTCACCGCTCCGGAACGTTCGACGCGTACCCCCACGTGCACAGCATGCCCCCGGCGGTGCCGGCGCGCCAGCCGCGGTCCGGATGCATGATCATGTGTGGTGGTTGTGTCCCGCGACCCGCGGGCGAGTCAGCGGGAGTCTGCCCATGGATCTGTACGACGCCATCCACCACCGCCGGGACGTCCGGGCGCAGTTCACCGGGGCGCCGGTGCCGGACGAGGTGCTGCACCGGGTGCTCGCGTCGGCCCACGCCGCGCCGAGCGTCGGCCACTCCCAGCCGTGGGACTTCATCCTGGTGCGCGACCCGGAACTGCGCCGGCGCTTCCACGAGCACGTCAGCGCCGAGCGGCAGGTGTTCGCCGCCACGCTCGACGTGGCGGCGGCGGAGCGGTTCGCGCACATCAAGATCGACGGTGTGCTGGAGTCCACCCTGTCGGTGGTGGTCACCTACGACCACTCACGGGGCGGACCGGCGGTGCTCGGCCGGCACGCCATCGCCGACACCGGCCTCTACTCGGCCTGCCTCGCCATCCAGAACCTCTGGCTCGCCGCCACCGCCGAGGGGCTCGGCGTCGGCTGGGTCTCGTTCTACCGCGAGGAGTGGCTGGCCGACCTGCTCGGGATCCCGGCCGGGATCCGCCCGGTGGCCTGGCTCTGTCTCGGCCCGGTCACCCACCTCGAGACCGTGCCCGACCTGGTCCGGCACGGCTGGCGGCAGAAGCGCCCGCTCGCCGAGGCGATCCACACCGACCGCTGGGGCGGTGCGACTTCCGCGTGAGCGACGGCTGGCAGCCGATCGTGGCCATGCTGCCGCAACGCAGGGCAGGTCGAAGACGGTCGCCCGTACGGAGGAATCAGTCGCGACGGTGTCGACCCGCCGGAAGCTCCCGCGGGTGACCGCCCGCGGCGGCACCACGGTCCACGCCGGTGCGTGCATCCGCCGGTCGTCGGCGCAGGCCGAGCGCCGCGCCGATCTGCGCGCCGATGATGCTCGACACGGCGAGGATCGCCGACACCGCGAGCGGCCGGTTGACCCGATCGGGTTCGCCGGGCCGGGCCGCGCCGACGACCACCACCGGACCGTTCGGTGCAGCCTTCGTCGGTGACCCGGCCGGCGTCCCGGTGCTGATGCCGTCGGTCGCCGGCGCCGACCCGGGAGGTGGCTGGGGTGTCGGGCGGGCGGTGCGGCGGTTTGCGTCCCCGGCCTGCCCGGTGGCCGCCAGCCGGCCGACGGCGTGTGGGCGGGCACCGCGGTCCTCGGCCTCGGCCGGCAGCCGCAGCAACTGTCCCGGGTGGATCCGGTCCGGGTCGCCCAGCCGGTTCAGCCGGGCGAGCGTCCGGTACTCGCCGAAGCTGTCCAGGTACCGCTCGGCGATCGACCCGAGATGGTCGCCCTTCGCCACCTGGTAGACCGGGGCCCCGCGGTCCGGGTCGGTGCGCCCGGCCGTGGACCGCGGCGTGCCGGGTGCCGGGTCGGCGTCCTCGGTCCCGGCCGCAGACGCCGGCCCGCCCGGTGCGGCGAGGGCTGTACCGGTCAGCCCGGGCCAGCCGAGCGGCGCGGTGTGAGCCGAAGCGGCGGCGGGCGGGCTCAGCGGCATGGCGGCGGCCGACGGGCCGGTGACCGCCGCGGCGCCCGCCGCCGCCGGGCTGGCCGTCAGGATCAGTGCTACCGACCCGACCAACGCGGCGGCGGCCCGTTGCTGCCGGCGCATCCCGGGCAGTCGGGGCGTGGGTCGACGCAGCGCCAACGCGCCCAGCTCGACGAGGACCGACAGGGCGAAGCTGGTCCAGCCCGCCCAGCCCACCAGCGCGAGCGCCCGCAGGAAGAGCTGGCCGTCGTCGCGGCTGGTCAGCATCGCGCCGACCTCGGCCAGGGTGGGCACCTGTTCCGGCAGCGGGTTGCCGGCGAGCGCGAACAGCGCCACCGGCGCGCCGACCAGCAGCGCGCCGAGCAGGATGCACCCGCCGAACCCGGTGAGAATCCGTTGGACGGTTCGAGCCGGTGTGGCCATGGTTGCCTTCCTTCCTACAGCGCCCCGGTGAGCGCTCGGGCGGTCGCCTCGCCGGAGACGGTCACGGTGTCGTCGAATCCGACGAGGCCGAGTAGGGACCTCTGGTAGGTGACGGTGACGCGGACCCGGACGACGGTCTCCCCGTCGACGACCGGAAAGGTGACCGAGTGGCTGGCGGCACCGGCCGCGCCCAGGTAGGCGGCCA
The sequence above is a segment of the Micromonospora sp. WMMA1363 genome. Coding sequences within it:
- a CDS encoding crotonase/enoyl-CoA hydratase family protein, with protein sequence MGVRVERSGAVTTVILDRPAARNAVDGPTARALADAFRAFDADPDAAVAVLWGAGGTFCAGADLKAIGTPRGNRVEPDGDGPMGPTRMVLSKPVIAAVSGYAVAGGLELALWCDLRVAEGDAVLGVFCRRWGVPLIDGGTVRLPRLIGESRAMDLILTGRPVPADEAYAMGLVNRVVAPGTARLAAERLAAEIARYPQTCLRNDRASVLAAAALPEAEALAAELAYGTESLAADARAGAARFAAGAGRHGAPA
- a CDS encoding LysM domain-containing protein, whose product is MATPARTVQRILTGFGGCILLGALLVGAPVALFALAGNPLPEQVPTLAEVGAMLTSRDDGQLFLRALALVGWAGWTSFALSVLVELGALALRRPTPRLPGMRRQQRAAAALVGSVALILTASPAAAGAAAVTGPSAAAMPLSPPAAASAHTAPLGWPGLTGTALAAPGGPASAAGTEDADPAPGTPRSTAGRTDPDRGAPVYQVAKGDHLGSIAERYLDSFGEYRTLARLNRLGDPDRIHPGQLLRLPAEAEDRGARPHAVGRLAATGQAGDANRRTARPTPQPPPGSAPATDGISTGTPAGSPTKAAPNGPVVVVGAARPGEPDRVNRPLAVSAILAVSSIIGAQIGAALGLRRRPADARTGVDRGAAAGGHPRELPAGRHRRD
- the bluB gene encoding 5,6-dimethylbenzimidazole synthase, with translation MDLYDAIHHRRDVRAQFTGAPVPDEVLHRVLASAHAAPSVGHSQPWDFILVRDPELRRRFHEHVSAERQVFAATLDVAAAERFAHIKIDGVLESTLSVVVTYDHSRGGPAVLGRHAIADTGLYSACLAIQNLWLAATAEGLGVGWVSFYREEWLADLLGIPAGIRPVAWLCLGPVTHLETVPDLVRHGWRQKRPLAEAIHTDRWGGATSA
- a CDS encoding NAD(P)/FAD-dependent oxidoreductase, translating into MAEPRIVDVVVVGLGVGGEEVAGRLAEAGLSVVGVERSLVGGECPYWGCVPSKMMIRAANAIAEARRVDGLAGTAQVHPDWAPVAKRIRAEATDAWDDRVAVERFVGKGGQFVRGSGRLDGPGRVRVDDQVFQARHGIVLGTGTRPSVPPVEGLADTPYWTNHQATEVEELPESLLVLGGGAIGLELAQVFARFGVRVTLVEALDRVLAVEEPEASEVAAAALRADGVQIHTGVTAERVDHDGRRFTLRAGGTAYTGDRLLVVTGRRAHLDELGLETVGDELGLETVGVRADHRYLPVDDRLRVTDGVWAVGDVTGEGAFTHVAMYQAGIVVADLLDRVRHADSRPDASGTASVTGGAMGAASTPAVTGSSGSAGTVPRADYRALPRVTFTDPEVGAVGLTERQARERGLNVQVGVAQLGSSARGWIHRADGLIKLVVDADQGVLVGGTSVGPAGGEVLSALVVAVHAAVPLAQLRDMIYAYPTFHRAISEALRDLS